The Cryptococcus deuterogattii R265 chromosome 3, complete sequence genome has a segment encoding these proteins:
- a CDS encoding transcriptional regulatory protein — protein MQNNAPNNFQAYQFPQINNPPAQQSDLYTFAPAHSQNQQQQQLYYTAQTAHDQQGATDSSETAGPSQKKKVAAAKKHGVKEEPEEHAKADEPKKKRTKRSAGKACVYCRRSHMVCEGGRPCERCIKREIPHLCRDCTPPPHNHQSPHKQEPQQQQQQQQQQQQQQQQQQQQQQQQQQQQQQQQQQQSQQLSLNQSQVLPSSSQQIPIYTDSNFVPSWPLLPDTSAAQITFSDAPSEQVQNSGDAGIMGPLSLGSSKDDGELAALSKFMKDLGVPDLPNDFLSFMNQLDKPDASNSLSIASSSDTHLFPSSGASQGVGLNKGKDKLNQISRIDRYLMAAADQPNGTRASRLAQVIKAKYDAGLLKPYDYVKGYERMNKWMESGRAAPKMDSRAGSEAPEESPQRSTAAMRNGRLSVTPMSSSAPAFGKSITSESRRRILAALAGFRPKFRQIARTLTNVDLVFVEEAMERWMLEYDRAFASIHTPSCIWRRTGEIQKANQEFSNLTGIPAYMFRDGQLCVYELMDEDSAVRYWEGYAKIAFDPSQRAMSILCTLHIPLSLTRHRPQRLTNTNPANVSKSATSGPPQAPYTPDLALPQQNMFNDGVGSDAGTVVGEEYREMKCAFSVTIRRDAWGVPVAIMGQWIPIQ, from the exons ATGCAGAACAACGCCCCCAATAACTTCCAGGCGTACCAGTTTCCCCAGATCAACAATCCACCAGCACAACAGTCCGACCTCTACACCTTCGCCCCGGCCCACAGCCAgaaccagcagcagcagcagttgTACTACACAGCACAAACAGCCCACGACCAGCAGGGCGCCACAGACTCCTCCGAAACCGCAGGTCCAtcacagaagaagaaagtcGCTGCTGCCAAGAAGCATGGTGTGAAGGAGGAGCCAGAAGAGCACGCCAAAGCGGATgagccaaagaagaagcggacGAAGAGATCGGCCGGGAAGGCGTGTGTATACTGTAGGCGAAG CCATATGGTGTGCGAAGGCGGCCGGCCGTGTGAGAGATG CATCAAGCGAGAAATTCCCCATCTCTGTCGTGACTGCACCCCACCTCCCCATAACCACCAGTCTCCCCATAAACAAGAACCGCAG caacagcaacagcaacaacaacaacaacaacaacaacaacaacaacaacaacaacaacaacaacaacaacaacaacaacaacaacaacaacaacagcaacagtcTCAACAACTATCTCTCAATCAATCCCAAGTCTtgccatcctcatctcaacAAATACCGATCTATACCGATTCCAACTTTGTCCCTAGCTGGCCATTACTTCCTGACACTAGCGCAGCTCAAATAACTTTCAGCGATGCTCCTTCGGAACAGGTTCAAAACTCAGGGGATGCGGGTATCATGGGCCCGCTTTCGTTGGGATCGTCTAAAGACGACGGAGAGTTGGCTGCTTTAAG TAAATTCATGAAAGATTTGGGTGTTCCTGATCTTCCCAATGATTTCCTTTCATTCATGAACCAGCTTGACAAGCCAGACGCTAGCAACAGTTTATCCATTGCAAGTTCTTCCGACACacatctttttccttcatctgGAGCGTCACAGGGTGTTGGACTAAATAAGGGCAAAGACAAGCTCAACCAAATATCCAGAAT CGACAGATACCTTATGGCGGCTGCTGACCAACCGAACGGTACTCGTGCTTCTCGTCTTGCGCAAGTCATCAAGGCCAAGTACGATGCCGGCCTTCTGAAACCTTACGACTATGTCAAGGGATACGAGCGTATGAATAAGTGGATGGAATCTGGACGGGCGGCACCCAAGATGGACAGTCGTGCTGGGTCTGAGGCACCGGAGGAAAGCCCGCAAAGGTCTACGGCCGCAATGAGGAACGGTAGATTGTCTGTCACTC CTATGTCATCTAGCGCACCTGCATTCGGGAAGAGCATCACATCTGAATCGCGCCGACGAATCcttgctgctcttgctgGTTTCAGACCTAAATTTAGGCAAATCGCGAGGACATTGACCAATGTCGACTTAGTGTTTGTAGAAGAGGCTATGGAGCGGTGGATGCTCGAGTATGACAGGGCTTTTGCCT CTATCCATACCCCTTCATGTATCTGGCGACGAACAGGCGAAATCCAAAAAGCAAATCAAGAGTTTTCCAACCTAACTGGTATTCCAGCATACATGTTCCGTGATGGCCAACTTTGTGTTTACGAACTCATGGATGAAGACAGTGCGGTAAGGTATTGGGAGGGATACGCTAAAATCGCGTTTGACCCTA GCCAAAGAGCAATGTCTATCCTCTGTACTCTCCAcattcccctttcccttaCTCGCCATCGACCGCAGCGCCTCACTAACACCAATCCCGCCAACGTTTCCAAATCGGCCACTTCTGGTCCCCCACAAGCACCTTACACTCCAGACCTTGCGTTGCCCCAACAGAACATGTTTAACGATGGTGTAGGCTCGGATGCGGGGACAGTTGTTGGAGAGGAATATAGAGAGATGAAATGTGCGTTTAGCGTGACGATCAGGAGAGACGCTTGGGGGGTACCGGTCGCGATCATGGGACAGTGGATT CCTATACAATAG